Proteins encoded in a region of the Sugiyamaella lignohabitans strain CBS 10342 chromosome B, complete sequence genome:
- the SGTA gene encoding Small glutamine-rich tetratricopeptide repeat-containing protein alpha, with amino-acid sequence MSLPVTVDPATKAISVDASFIDSLGEESQKDLNEKLLQLNDLSRYLTGLSLPVPPAPNTISKQLTDQVNKLRAHGVTQSKAGKHQEALKHFTLAVQLALKRPPWEAALYVIEEVCGLLALRADSYMALNLWPEAYTDASLIVLLVPTDPKGHHRRGRCLQTIGKYSEARVEYLTASAALPQDTSIKESLAEVEALLAKP; translated from the coding sequence ATGAGCCTGCCTGTTACAGTTGATCCTGCTACAAAGGCCATCTCCGTTGATGCCTCATTTATTGATAGTTTGGGTGAAGAATCCCAAAAGGATCTAAATGAGAAACTACTACAACTGAATGATCTGAGCCGCTATCTTACCGGTCTTAGCCTACCAGTCCCACCAGCCCCCAATACAATTTCGAAGCAGCTGACAGACCAGGTCAATAAACTTCGTGCCCATGGAGTAACACAATCAAAAGCTGGAAAGCACCAGGAAGCGCTCAAGCATTTTACACTTGCAGTCCAATTGGCTCTTAAAAGACCACCATGGGAAGCTGCACTTTATGTTATTGAGGAAGTTTGTGGATTATTAGCATTGCGCGCCGATAGTTATATGGCCTTGAACTTATGGCCAGAAGCATATACTGATGCTTCATTAATTGTTCTGTTGGTTCCCACTGATCCTAAGGGCCATCACCGAAGAGGTAGATGTCTTCAAACCATAGGTAAATACAGCGAAGCTAGAGTAGAATACTTAACTGCTTCCGCTGCCCTTCCACAAGATACTAGTATCAAAGAATCCTTGGCAGAAGTTGAGGCATTACTAGCCAAACCTTAA